The Anomaloglossus baeobatrachus isolate aAnoBae1 chromosome 4, aAnoBae1.hap1, whole genome shotgun sequence genome contains the following window.
AAACAACCAAAAGTGAGTAAAAGCCGTGAAAAGACATTCTGGACTCGGTCTGAattattctgtgacctgtggttctacatacacacacccgagcccctggggccagcctcactctcgggaggccacaccatctaactgccaaacccatcagccccagatgctcgttaaactgcagtcgaTCAGTgaagagctgtggaaaaacaagcgcaataggatcTTACCCCAATAATGTATGGGGGGGAGCACAGGGAGCAATGGTACTCACCAGATATAGTTGTGACAGCCACAAATACTATATAAGCATGGATAGAATagatcacggcagcagcaacccgagTGTCAGATAACAGAGAGAATGAGGAAAAAGGGTTttcaaatgccgcgccaaatgatcactggtaCATGTCGTCCGATTAAtgaatctttattttgcacaggtctacgcgtttctggaggctcagctcccttcctcaggaccgtcaggcataaaaaaacaacaaatcagctgtttcggggtatcccagggggcattgctctagaatcaaagcgttgagaaacacgtggtggtgtatccgcggtgttggatgttgatctccctaaggtcaaccatccttgcttatgtagtcttatactaggcattgctcccactagtcagtttcctactccacactgatgaggggcaaacagctgtctgtggatggataccatgttttggcataggcagtttccttgactggagtctgcccttcccgtggttgttccttcccagtgaaagacctggctagttacctggcagcgttgagaaacatgtgatggtgtctccgcggctttcttgttttgcatattttccagggggcattgctctagaatcactgcgttgagaaacacatgatggtgttggatgttgatctccctaaggtcaaccatactTGCTTATGTAGTGTATTTGActatgtctagatttatgtctatttatatgtgtttttgtggattTCTCTTTaactatacagtacagaccaaaagtttggacacaccttctcactcaaagagttttctttattttcaggaaaattgtagattcacattgaaagcatcacaactatgaatgaacacatgtggaatgaaatacttaaaaaagtgtgaaacaactgaaaatatgtcttatattctaggttcttcacagtagccaccttttgctttgattactgctttgcacactcttgacattctcttgatgagcttcaagaggtagtcaccggaaatggttttccaacagtcttgaaggagttcccagagatgcttagcacttgttgacccttttgccttcactctgcggtccagctcactccaaaccatctcgattgggttcaggtctggtgactgtggaggccaggtcatctggcgtagcaccccatcactctccttcttagtcaaatagcccttacacagcctggaggtgtatttggggtcattgtcctgttgaaaaataaatgatggtccagctaaacgcaaaccggatggaatagcacgcctctgcaagatgctgtggtagccatgctggttctgtatgccttcaattttgaataaatacccaacagtatcaccagcaaagcccccccacaccatcacacctcctcctccatgcttcactgtgggaaccatgtagagtccatccgttcaccttttctacaatgacacggtggttggatccaaagatctcaaatttggactcatcagaccaaagcacagatttccactggtctaatgtccattccttgtgttctttaacccaaacaagtctcttctgcttgttgcctgtccttagcagtggtttcctagcagctattttaccatgaaggctgctgcacaaagtctcctcttaatagttgttctagagatgagaaggtgtgtccaaacatttggtctgtactgtacatgtgtacgtatgcctgtatgtgtatgtatctgtgcatgtctatgtgtggatgaggCCCACTGAGACACTTTCGCCCAGGGccaacaaaaacctggagctggccctaccCAGAGCCCATTTGGGCCAAGCTGAAGTGacatgaatttgatgtggggcatcactagctatgtaaatgtggtgtgagatcagtggcccaaagccatttaacccctcaaaaacaccagttacttattgaaatctgtgaaaactggggttttgcccactttgatgccagttctgaagcccagaacctgtttgggccaggctggagtgatctgaatttgatgtgtggcatcactaggtatgtaaatgtcatgtgaaatcagtggcccaaagccatttaacccctaaaAAACACCAGTTacctattcaaatctgtgaaaactggggttttgcccactttgatgccagttctgaagcccagaacctgtttgggccaggctggagtgatctgaatttgatgtgtggcatcactaggtatgtaaatgtggtgtgaaatcagtgacccaaagccatttaacccctcaaaaacaccagttacttattgaaatctgtgaaaactggggttttgcccactttgatgccagttctgaagcccagaacctgtttgggccaggctggagtgatctgaatttgatgtgtggcatcactaggtatgtaaatgtcatgtgaaatcagtggcccaaagccatttaacccctaaaAAACACCAGTTacctattcaaatctgtgaaaactggggttttgcccattttgatgccagttttgatacccagaacccgtttgggccaggctggaatgatctgaatttgatttgtggcatcactaggtatgtaagtgtggtgtgagatcacatggcccaaagccatttaaccccttaaaaacaccagttacttattcaaatctgtgaaaactgaccatttgcccactttgatgcaagttctgatgcccagaacctgtttgggccaggctggagtgatctgaatttgatgtgtgacatcacaaggtatgtaaatgtggtgtcagattagtggcccaaagccatttaatccctctaaaacaccagttacttattcaaatatgtgaaaaccggggttttgcccactttgatgccagttctgatgcccagaacctgttgggccaggctggagtgatctgaatttgatgtggagcatcactaggtatgtaaatggggttTGAGATTAGAggcccaaagctatttaacccctcaaagacACCAGTTACTTatgcaaatctgtgaaaactgggattttgtccaatttgatgccagttctgatgcccagaacccctttggaccAGGCTAGAGGGATCTGaaattgatgtggggcatcactaggtatgtaaatgtggtgtgaaattagTGGCCCAGAGCCATTTAACCGCTCAAAAACACCAGTAacctattcaaatctgtgaaaactggggttttgcccactttgatgccagttctgatacccagaacctgtttgggcgaggctggagtgatctgaatttgatgtgtggcatcacttggtatgtaaatgcggtgtgagatcagtggcccaaagccatttaacccctcaaaaacaccagttacataTGCAAATCTGTGAAATctcgggttttgcccactttgatgccagttttgatgcccacaaccgttttgggccaggctggagtgatctgaatttgatgtgtggcatcactaggtatgtaaatgtggcgtgagatcagtggcccaaagccatttaacccctcaaagacACCAGTTACTTATGCAAATATGTGAAAACTGTtattttgcccaatttgatgccagttctgatgcccagaacctgtttgtgccaggctggagtgatctgaatttgttgTGTGGCATCACTaattatgtaaatatggtgtgagatcagcggcccaaagccatttaacccctcaaaaacaccagttacttattcgcaTCTGTGAAaaatggggttttgcccacttttttgccagttctgatgcccaaaacccctttgggccaggctggagtgatctgaatttgatgtgtggcatcactaattATGTAAATAAGGTGTCAGATCAGTGGgccaaagctatttaacccctcaaaaacaccagttactttttcaaatctgtgaaaattggctgtgtgcccactttgctgccagttctgatgcccagaacccatttgggccaggctggagtgatttgAATTTAATGTGTGATATCACtgagtatgtaaatgtggtgttagatccgtggcccaaagccatttaacccctcaaaaacaccagttacttattgaaatctgtgaaaactggggttttgcccactttgatgccagttctgatgcccagaacctgtttggaccaggctgacgtgatctgaatttgatgtgtggcatcactaggtatgtaaatgtggtgtgagatcagtggcccaaagctatttaacccctcaaaaacaccagttacttattcaaatctgtgaaaattggctgtgtgcccactttgatgccatttttgatgcccagaacccctttgggacaGGCTGGAGTTaattgagtttgattaggggcatcactagatatgcaattgtggtgttagatcagtgtcacaaagccatttaaccctttcgctattatacttcggtgcccactttgatgcccattgttTTGCCAATGTTATCATTTTTGCAGCTGATTttaagtgtatttatattagggcacatccgtgcattgtattttattattttgaTGTGTTATTtatgttgttaaacctgtaaaaaactgaaaatactaaattgccaaataagaaactgacgaaataagaaaccaacttccgcATCGTGTTCGTGCAGGGGTTAATCACTTTTCTCTAATTGTCTCTCTTGTAATTCTTTGAAATTTTACCAAGTTCTTCAGTGATCATTCTCACAAAAGTATCGatattttactgctcgctcatcactaaacgcAGCAGGCTGCCCATAATATGCACTCTAAAAAAATGCTAGAATTGTTGCTTTTCTCAATCACACTCCaccaaaaaatgtaataaatgttATTCTTTACACAAATACAACTGCTGCCAAAAATAGGCATAAATGGATGTAATAAAATAAGACTTTTGaaaggataaaaacaaaaaaaaaatctacatttttaaTAGGTTAAGTGAGTAGGTGTAACCAAACTGCTATTTACCCAGTGTCAGACACATTCAGTTTCATTTCTTCCTTCTTCCGTCAGCCATGGCGTCTGCTGATCTGAGAgacgagctgctctgctccatctgtttatctatttttaaggatcctgtaatgctgagatgtggacacaacttctgctgggtctgtattgatcgtgtgctggatacacaggacgagtctggagtttattcctgtcctgaatgCAGAGAAGAGTTTCAGGAGCGGCCGGCGCTGATGAGGAACTTAGCTCTGCGTAATATCGCTGAACATTTCCTGATTACTCAGCAAGAGCAAGAGAAGATCACCGGGAtctgctgcacttactgtgtggactctcctgtacctgctgttagattctgtctacactgtgaggcttctctgtgtgataaacacctgagggctcacagcaaatcaccagaacacgtcttatgcgatcccagcacttctctggagaaaaggaaatgttctgtTCATAAGAAGGTCCTGGAATATTATTGCCATAGTCATGatacatatatctgtgtgtcctgcagATCAGCTGAAGAACATCGGGGACACCGGGTGGAGTCACTGGATGATGCCTCAGAGACTAAAAAAAATAAACTGAGAAATGTTCTCCAGAAACTGACCACAAAGAGAGAGAAGACTGAGGAAAGATTCCGGAGTCTGGAGGAGCAGaggagaaaagctcaagagaaAGCAGCTGAAGAAGccgagagagtcactgccctgtgtacagacatcaggagacgggtggacgacctggagaagaaggtcctgagtgagatctccaggcaggaaaaggaagagtcactgccactgtctgctctgatccatcagctggagataaagaaggacgagctgtccaggaagatgaggcacattgaggagctgtgtaacatgactgatccactgaccgtcttattaggctactttcacacttgcgttgaacggtatccgttgcattgcgttgtgtaacggatgcaacggatgtgttgcatatagtgacacaacggatgcaacggatgctgcaaaacaacgcaattcgttttgatttttttttttttttttttcccggttttaccagcggcagactatagtgaacgatcagctgatcgttccctgcagccggccgctgggtgatcagctgattgctcccagtagccggccgccgggtgatcagctgatcgctcccggctgccggggtgatcagctgatcgctccctgcagccggctgccgggtgatcagctgatcgctcccggccgccgggtgatcagctgatcgctcccggccgccgggtgatcagctgatcgctccctgcagccggccgccgggtgatcagctgatcgctccctgtagccggccgccgggtgatcagctgatcgctcccggccgccgggtgatcagctgatcgctccctgcagccggccgccgggtgatcagctgatcgctccctgcagccggccgccgggtgatcagctgatcgctccctgcagccggccgccgggtgatcagctgatcgctccctgcagccggccgccgggtgatcagctgatcgctgtcacttgccggcgcccgggcatgccggcgggcggggcgctcagctgagcgctgtgacttgccggcggccgggcatgctggtggccggtcattcagctgagcgctgttgcttgccgacggccgggcgctcagctgaacgttcggccaccgcgagccaaaataaagtttgatttaaaaaaaaaaaaaaaaaaaaaaaaaagagcatgcgcagtgaaatccagaggattccgctgctcaaaataacgttacatgctgcgttgctcccgctgggcggaagcaacggagcgtcgcccagcggaagcaacgcagctccttttggtacaatccgtcacccatacaagtctatgggaaacagcggaatccgttaacggattccgctgtttcccaaaagggcggattgtaacggaaggaaaataacgcaagtgtgaaagtacccttacaggaaccagacaccggggacttgtgtgatcctgaggaggagggaggtgatgaggacacagaggGACATGATAAACCGCTCCATGATGGAGAtgacctggatgtggctgtgatctcacacacattagacacattatgtgaggtaataacaggtataaggagcgggatctatgtggagggtcctgcagacatattactggatgaTTATTTCCTTACATacttcccaaccgtcccggatacagcgggactgtaccggatttcagcgggtgtcccggtgtcacgatggtgaggctttttgtcccgcccgtggctccgtccacccgctctctccccgtctgactttctccccctcctaatgcacatgagcagagcagagcagagccgagcgctgcttcactgcttggttctgtgctgccgctgttatgggtgggggcagcagcactctggctgccggcactttaaatctgcagctcagcgtgcactcactgctcactgctgggctgtttgtgtacggaagtgcatctgtgggcggagctaccgagcaacatgctgagctctgtccacagatgaagagactgcaggaagagcagctaacaccaaggaacgctgtatgtaaccccccccccccccacctacccaaagctgtatgccccaaccccctcctcatcagagctatatgcctccagtcacccccctcaccacatctgtatggccccctcaccaaatttgtatgtctccccaccagatctatataccccccagctctgtatgcctccagccccctcccaccagatctgtatgccccagcagccctctcctcaccagagctatatgcctccagccacccccctcaccagatttgtatgtcccccagcccccacaccagatttgtataccccccagccaccccaccagatctatatgccccccagcaccccgcagctctgtatgcctccagccccctcccaccagatattatatcccagcccccccctcaccagatatgtatgccccagcagccctctcctcaccagagctatatgcctccagccaccccccccctcaccagatctgtttgccccccagccccaacaccagatttgtatgcccccagccaccccatcagagctgtatgtgcccccagatttgtataagccccaacaccagagctatatgccccttaggctactttcacacatccggtttttgctctgcggcacaatacggcactctgaagaaaaaccgcaaccgttttttttgccgccggttgcgggttttttttgcatagacttacattagtgccgtattgtgccgcatgggcttgcgttcggtccggtttttgccgcatgtggcagatttagccgatgccgcggccggatggaacgttgcctgctccggcaaaaaaagccgcatctggccgctgcggcgcattttcaatgcatgcctatggacgccggatgcggcgcgatgcggaaaaaaacgcatccggccgccgcatgcggtttcttccactgcgcatgctcagtagcgtgccgcaaccggaaaaaaaggaccggccgcatgtaaaaacttatgcaaaggatgcggtgttttcgccgcatccgttgcataggtttcacagccggattgagccgcagagctcaaaccggatgtgtgaaagtagccttagtaatatctatgctaccagtaatttgtatgccccacagtaaagtgtatttcccccagtaatgtgtgtaccccttagtaatgtgtatgcccctcagtgaaaaacacagacgttcttcactgacgtgttaaacacgcatatgttccttcatactccgtgattcacggcacacagtggttgtccatgtgcaatccatgatacgtgatccgtactccgtgattgcacatggacatatactcacctgcccccgctcctgctctccgtggtgctgaagagtcccgcgattcagcatccagccaccgctctatcacctctgcagctgcttccgggtcggctctggctgcataaatgaatatgcatgccataatgagccaggcaggaagaagcagagggcagctgccgaactcagcatcgctggagaaggtgagttgaaaaagatttttattttaaatgtccgtgtttttctggtacatgtttcacggatcacaccatagtgtggtctgtgggacatcagtgacgccagaaaaaaagcagacatgtttctgtgcggcaatcagggatacgcatgtacgccgcacggagacactgtcagtgaaaaatcactgatgtgtgtgcagacccattgattatgattggtctgcataggtcagtgattctggtacgtataaaaagtagcacatacataccagaatcactgacatctgaaacaggcctaataggtatgcccctcaagtactgtctatgccccaagaccctcctgtgctgtatatactgtagcccccagcccctcctgtgctgtatatactgtagcccccagcccctcctgtgctgtatatactgtagcccccagcccctcctgtgctgtatatactgtagcccccagcccctcctgtgctgtatatactgtaacccccagcccctcctgtgctgtatactgtagcccccagcccctcctgtgctgtgctgtatgtactgtagcccccagcccctcctgtgctgtatatactgtatatatacagtgtgtgtgtgtgtatgtatatatatatatatatatatatataattatagtatataaaacacccatcctcccttgtgatacatacacagcggtgtcagtgtgtactgtgcgtggctaggtctgttaaagtgttgccaagtgatcacatgccaaggaggagctggatagagacaagcggggtaggtgagtgcggctgctgccggcttccccatattattacctccaatgtgtgtatatgtatgatgtatatatctatgtatgtcagtgcagatgactgtgtatagatttgtctgtttatatttattttagggaaattgtcttcaaatatgtaccgtatatgtgcgtatgcctgtgcccacgatcaggactcgctgtgtcctggaggcagcgcgtcctgatctgcggggctgcacgtctcctccgcaggagaccacagctgcctgtgcccacgatcaggactcgctgtatcctggagggagcgcgtcctgatctgcggggctgcatgtctcctccgcaggagaccacagctgcctgtgcccacgatcaggactcgctgtatcctggaggcagcgcgtcctgatctgcggggctgcacgtctcctccgcaggagaccacagctgcctgtgcccacgatcaggactcgctgtatcctggaggcagcgcgtactgatctgcggggctgcacgtctcctccgcaggagaccacagctgcctgcgcccacgatcaggactcgctgtatcctggaggcagcgcgtcctgatctgcggggctgcacgtctcctccgcaggagaccacagctgcctgtgcccatgatcaggactcgctgtatcctggaggcagcgcgtcctgatctgcggggctgcacgtctcctccgcaggagaccacagctgcctgtgcccacgatcaggactcgctgtatcctggaggcagcgcgtcctgatctgcggggctgcacgtctcctccgcaggagaccacagctgcctgtgcccacgatcaggactcgctgtatcctggaggcagcgggtcctgagctgcacgtctcctccgcaggagaccacagctgcctgtgcccacgatcaggactcgctgtgtcctggaggcagcgggtcctgacctgcggggctgcacctctcctccgcaggagaacgcagctgcctctgcccacgatcagggttcagtgcgctgcgatctcctgctgtgttctccctacggaggacgcatgcaactgcagcaaacaattgatatgctgcagtctggaaagacgctccgcaggtcagtgtttgctgcagaaaaaacaagcacagtgggcacggggttgctagaaatccctccactgtgcttgtactgtacaatgcggacacagcaaaaacacgctacatccaaaatgctgcaaatactgatcgtgctcacgcagccttatacaatgtgatcagcagtgctgaaaaggattggatgtgggcgtgacatattgcaaaatgggtgtggttaggggcgtggcttaaaattgccgcggTGCGCTATGTGCGCCACTTActatgtccctctttctcatctttgaaTGTTGGGAGGTATGGTCCTTATATCAGACAACCTGAAAACTGCGACCTGGACACGAGAGGAGCAgaatcgtccagaaacagcagagagattccagtataatcaggtgatgagcaggaggggatttacctcaggacgacattactgggatgtggagagcAGAAGATTAGGGGGGTGGAGTGTGGGGATGTGTTATCCCAGTATAGGCAGGAGGGGAGATCAGTCACTGATTGGAGAGAATAACAAGTCCTGGTGTTTGAGGAGATATAATAATCAGTATTTAGTGAGACATGACAGTGAAGAGATCCGATTACCTGACAAGATCTCCAGTGATAGAttcaggatctgtctggattatggggccgggcagttgtccttttatgagctgtgtgaccccatcagacacttacacaccttcactgccgccttctccgagccccttcatgctgcgTTATTTATATATGACATGTTTTCATCTGGTACCTGGATTAGAATCTGCAGTTGAAGAATAACATTTTGTCAGAAATTTGCCCAGCTACTGGTGACATCACAGGGGGAGGGAGATCTGATTGGCTGAGCGTTCAATAATAAACCAAATCATGTGATTATGGACAACTTtccatgattattattatttttttttgtgagaATTCACTTGTAACATTTTGCAGATAATGTAAGTTActtcatttccatttttaaaaccaTCCTGATGGGTCGCAAATCTGATAATCGGTCTGTAACAAGCCGTGTGTCCATCACATAAACAGGACTGATATTTATCTCATAGCAGTAAACAATGGAGGCTCATATTCAgtgtcagcaagcagagatattatAAATGGCAAGGAATGAATACAGAATGATTAACCCCTTTAGCCCCCAACCTGTTTTCATCTtgatgacccggccattttttgcaattctgaccagtgtcactttatgaggttataactctggagcttcAGCAGAACCCAGGGATTCTGATTTTTGAtattgttttctcgtgacatacacgatgctgaagttggtttcttattcctcagtttcttattcggcaatttagt
Protein-coding sequences here:
- the LOC142303016 gene encoding E3 ubiquitin/ISG15 ligase TRIM25-like translates to MASADLRDELLCSICLSIFKDPVMLRCGHNFCWVCIDRVLDTQDESGVYSCPECREEFQERPALMRNLALRNIAEHFLITQQEQEKITGICCTYCVDSPVPAVRFCLHCEASLCDKHLRAHSKSPEHVLCDPSTSLEKRKCSVHKKVLEYYCHSHDTYICVSCRSAEEHRGHRVESLDDASETKKNKLRNVLQKLTTKREKTEERFRSLEEQRRKAQEKAAEEAERVTALCTDIRRRVDDLEKKVLSEISRQEKEESLPLSALIHQLEIKKDELSRKMRHIEELCNMTDPLTVLLGYFHTCVERYPLHCVV